A region of Vitis riparia cultivar Riparia Gloire de Montpellier isolate 1030 chromosome 12, EGFV_Vit.rip_1.0, whole genome shotgun sequence DNA encodes the following proteins:
- the LOC117927174 gene encoding basic blue protein-like, protein MTMARGIAAAIPTATALLLWVVLHLRTAHAATYTVGGSSGWTFNVESWTDGKRFRAGDVLVFNYDPKDHNVVAVDQYSYDTCTVGEGAKVYESGNDSIELVKGENCFICSFLSHCDSGMKIHMIAL, encoded by the exons ATGACCATGGCAAGAGGGATTGCAGCTGCAATTCCCACAGCCACAGCCCTTCTTCTGTGGGTTGTCCTCCATTTGAGGACAGCCCATGCAGCCACCTACACTGTTGGAGGCTCCAGTGGGTGGACTTTCAATGTGGAGAGCTGGACTGATGGGAAGAGGTTCAGAGCTGGTGATGTGCTGG TGTTTAACTATGACCCAAAGGATCATAATGTGGTAGCGGTGGACCAATACAGCTACGACACATGCACGGTTGGAGAAGGGGCCAAAGTCTATGAATCTGGAAATGATAGCATTGAGCTTGTGAAGGGAGAGAACTGCTTCATCTGCTCTTTTCTAAGCCACTGTGACTCTGGCATGAAGATTCACATGATTGCACTCTAA
- the LOC117927320 gene encoding basic blue protein-like, which produces MGEGRGSAIVATVLLFCLLLHCDTAHATTYAVGGAKGWTLDVVGWPYGKRFMAGDILVFNYNAAAHDVVSVNKVGYNTCTMPRGASKVYHTGKDQIKLVKGQNFFICSFPGHCQSGMKIAITAM; this is translated from the exons ATGGGTGAGGGAAGAGGCAGCGCAATTGTGGCCACAGTTCTGCTGTTCTGCTTGCTGCTTCATTGTGACACTGCTCATGCCACCACCTACGCTGTTGGAGGTGCCAAAGGTTGGACCCTCGATGTCGTAGGCTGGCCTTATGGAAAGCGCTTCATGGCCGGTGATATTCTTG TGTTCAACTACAACGCAGCCGCCCACGACGTAGTTTCTGTGAACAAAGTTGGTTACAACACATGTACCATGCCTCGAGGAGCTTCCAAAGTTTATCACACAGGAAAAGATCAGATCAAGCTGGTGAAGGGCCAGAACTTCTTCATCTGCAGTTTTCCTGGACATTGTCAGTCTGGAATGAAGATAGCCATCACTGCTATGTAA